The Catharus ustulatus isolate bCatUst1 chromosome 26, bCatUst1.pri.v2, whole genome shotgun sequence genome has a window encoding:
- the LOC117007497 gene encoding interferon alpha-inducible protein 27-like protein 2: MGMSGIGAIIGATVGAGVALVAIPACIGALGFTGAGIAAGSIAAKMMSAAAIANGGGVAAGSTVAVLQSVGAAGFSLGTKIGLTSALSTVGAAAGALSK, translated from the exons ATGG ggATGAGTGGAATTGGAGCTATCATTGGAGCCACAGTGGGAGCAG GAGTGGCACTGGTTGCCATCCCAGCGTGCATAGGCGCACTGGGGTTCACAGGAGCCGGCATCGCCGCTGGCTCCATCGCTGCCAAGATGATGTCAGCAGCTGCCATTGCCAACGGGGGAGGAGTGGCTGCCGGCAGCACCGTGGCCGTGCTGCAGTCGGTCG gagctgcaggtttcTCTCTCGGTACCAAAATTGGGCTGACATCTGCACTGAGCACAGTTGGTGCAGCAGCTGGCGCCCTGTCCAAGTAA
- the LOC117007696 gene encoding interferon alpha-inducible protein 27-like protein 2A, producing MPKKKPTPGDEPKKETTSDEESGDETTPGASPKDDPGSSPKGRNSPGKKKKVIGAVIGATVGAGVALVGIPLFISALGFTGAGIAAGSIAAKMMSAAAIANGGGVAAGSTVAVLQSVGAAGFSLGTKIGLTSALSTVGGASGFLLSKKARKDKAKKKDKNASDKPKKK from the exons ATGCCCAAGAAAAAGCCAACTCCTGGTGACGAGCCCAAGAAGGAGACAACTTCAGATGAGGAATCCGGGGATGAGACAACTCCTGGTGCCAGTCCCAAGGATGATCCTGGTAGCAGTCCCAAGGGTAGGAATAGTCCAG ggaagaaaaagaaagtcatTGGAGCTGTCATTGGAGCCACAGTGGGAGCAG GAGTGGCACTGGTTGGCATCCCGTTGTTCATCAGCGCGCTGGGGTTCACAGGAGCCGGCATCGCCGCTGGCTCCATCGCTGCCAAGATGATGTCAGCAGCTGCCATTGCCAACGGGGGAGGAGTGGCTGCCGGCAGCACCGTGGCCGTGCTGCAGTCGGTCG gagctgcaggtttcTCTCTCGGTACCAAAATTGGGCTGACATCTGCACTGAGCACAGTTGGTGGAGCAAGCGGTTTTTTGCTGTCCAAGAAAGCTCGAAAagacaaagctaaaaaaaaggacaaaaatgcaAGTGACAAACCCAAGAAAAAGTAA